The stretch of DNA AACGCGTTTATAGCGTGGCGCAGGTCCCCCTCGGAGTAATCCACGATGCGCTCCGCGGCTTCCGGCAGCAAATCCACATGTTCCTGCTTGGCAAGCCAGATGAGATGCTCCTTCATGGCTTGGCGGTCGAGGCGGCTGAAGCGGAAGATGGCGCATCGGCTCTGGATGGGCTCGATGATTTTGCTGGATTGGTTACAGATCAAGATAAAGCGGCTGGTGCGGCTGCCGACTTCCATGATGCGGCGCAGCGCAGTCTGGGCGGGACCCGTCATCTGGTCGCATTCGTCGAGGATAATCAGTGCGAAGGGGATGTTGCCTCCAAAGCCCGTGCGGCTGTAGCGGCTAAAGTCTTTGATGCGGTCGCGGACGGTGTCGATGCCGCGTTCGTCGGAGGCGTTGAGTTCCAAGGTGAAGCTGCGCCAGTTGTCGCCGTAGAGGGTATGCGCGATGGCGAGGGCAATGGTGGTTTTGCCTGTGCCTGGGATGCCGGCGAGCATGAGGTGCGGCATGGTTTTGGGGTTTTTCATAAATGCTTTAAGGCTTTCTTTGATGTCTTTTAAGTCGACGACTTCGTCGAGTGTTTTGGGGCGGTACTTCTCAACCCACATAAGCGCTTCTTCAGATGATGACATAAACGGAACCTTCCAGGATAAATCAGTACAATAACCCCGACATAATTAATTTAACTTTTCCTGTGTTGCCGAGAAGTGCTTATCGGTTAAACCAGCAGGCCCATTGGACTGCCGTGTATACTTTACGCCCTCTACTGCAGATAAAGACACTTGCCTTTTATGTCGTGTTGGCTCTATGTTGCAGTGCTTGGGACCAGCCAAATGGCAAACTTTTTTTAGATTAATCCGTCAATAGAATTGAGCAGCTATGAGAACACTTGACGACTTTAAAAGGCAGCTTGAGCTCCTCAAGCCAGTCCTGGAAAAAGACTATCAAGTGGAAACTATAGGCATATTCGGCTCGTATTCTCAGAACTGCCAAAACCAGAAAAGCGATTTAGACCTCCTAGTAACCTTTCATGAGCCTAACGACATTGACTTAATAGATTTTATTGCCCTCAAACAGTTTTTAACCCGAAAACTCAAGGTGAAAGTTGACTTAGTTCAAAAAGGCGCTCTTAAATCCCGAATTAAGGAAAGAATACTGCAAGAGACAATCTATGTATGACAAGAGATACCAAGCTTTATCTGGAAGATATTTTGAAGGCTATTCACGAAGTGGAGGATTTCATGAGCAATCTTTCATTCGACGATTTCTTGACAGATGCCAAAACCATAAGGGCAGTAACAATGGACTTCATAGTTATCGGTGAAGCAACTAAATATATCCCCCTAGAAACCAGAAGATGCTACCCTGAAATTCCCTGGTCAAAAATTGTCGGAATGAAAAACATATTAACACATGATTATCCAGCCATAAAAATTGAAGTTTTATGGAAGACAGCCAAGAAACGCTTGCCCGAACTCAAACCAGTGATTGAGGAATTAATTAACGAAAAATAAAGTAATTAGGCTTTAACTTGCACTCTTCCCTTTAAATCTTCAACTTCTTTGGGCACCCAATTTCCTCACTGAGTTTTTTTTCTCAACCGATTTTGCTGCCTTCCACTATGTCCTTCTCCGGCTGCAGCACCGACACGTTGCCCTGCGCGTCCTCCGCCGCCAGAATCATAGCCTGCGACTCCAGCCCCGCCAGCAACCGCCGCTGCAGATTCAAAAGAAACACAAATTTTTTGCCCACCATGTCCTCGGGTTTGTAGTATTTCTGCAAACCTGCAATGCATTGACGTTTTTCTGTACCGAAGTCCACTTGGATTTTTAGCAGTTTCTTGCTTTGTGGAACCGCCTCTGCCTCAACGATTTTGCCGACTCGCAAGTCAAGCTTTGAAAAGTAATCAAACGTTATTTCTTCTGGCTGCTTATTTTCTTCTGCCATGCCATTTCACGCTTAAGCGTAGTTACTGCCTTTGGGGATATTTACTTTGCCTTCTCAGCCAGCGCCAGCCGCGCCTGCGTTGCCAGCTTGTGGGCTTGCCGCAGCGGCTCGGGGATGCGGGTTTTGCTGCAGCGCCGCACAAGCTCCACGGCGGTTTGGAGGCTGACCTTGTGGCCGACGCTGACGTAGACGGGTTTGACGCCGACGCGGGTAACCACTTCCTCGCCGATGACTTCGCCTCGATCCAGCAACAGGGTTCTGCCGCCTCGCTGGGTAGGCTGCCCGATGAGTCTACTCTTAGCTGCCCCCACCGTTGGTTTGTCAAGCGCCAATCCTAGGTGGCTGGCAAAGCCGCAGCGGTAAGGGTGAGCCCAGCCCTGTGCATCTACCAAAAACACGTCCGGCTGCACTCTAAGCCTGCGTATTGCGGCGATGGCGGGGGGAAGTTCCCGAAAAGACAGAAGCGTAGGAACATATGGGATGCGGGCTGGGCAGACAGCAATTGATGTCTCCAAAATCTCTAGCGTGCCAAAATCCAGAACCGCCACTGCGCCGACGCCTAACTCGCCCACGTAGGAAACATCTACTCCGCCTACCGTGCAAATTTGCTGGGGCAACTGGTCGTTATGGATAACCAGTTTGGATAGGCGCCTTTGGGTGTCGTGGGCTTTTTTCACTGAAAAATTGCTGGGGAGCTTAGGCATTACTTTTTGTCCTTTTTCTTGCCTTTGGCTTTAGCTTTAGGCAACTGGAGCTTTCTGAGGTAGTCCTCAAGGGATTTTCTCCGCACCTCCACGGTTATGTCGCCGCGGGTGGATTCGATTATGCGCCTTGCAATATCCGATTTATGCCTCAGCCCCGGAACAAGCATGTAGGCTTCGTCGAGTGCAAGCAGCTGGATAAAGATTTGATCCATAATTTCAAGGCATCTTTCGCCTTCCTTGGTTTCGCCTTCGCGGAGGTAATCCAGCGCCAGCCGCCGGTATTCACCGATGACATCGGCCAGCCCCAAGACATAGTCGACTGAGGGCACGTTGATTTCGCTGGGAGTCACAAAGCGATCCTCCTTAACCATCGTTAAAAGAATGCATGCTTCCGAATACTCCTGCATCGCCGCGCTGAACATGCCGCCGTAGATGACTTCGGGGCACTCTTCCCCCTGGGCTTGCAGTTTCTGGATTTTCTCTTTTGCCTCAGATAGCATCTTGGCGGCTTCGTCGAAGCGTTTTTGGTGCAGCAGCAGAATAGCCTGCTTTGAGAGGCTGGTGGCTTTGCGCATGCTCTCATGGGTTTCTTCTCGAACCTCGTTTTTCGATGTTAATTCAGTTTTAATTTGCTCTATGACTTCTTCAAGTTTAAACAAAATCTCGCCACCAAAATAGTAGAATAACTAGTTGTTTATTTCGATTTCTAAGCAGGGGTCTGCTTCCACTCTTCAACTAAAAGTTTGCTGTCGCCCAACGCGAAGCTGACTTTGACAAAGATGGTGTCTCCGCCTTTGAAAGGGAACATGCTGTCCTCGGCAAGGTCCTTTGGAAGATAAACTAGGTATTTGCCGTCTTTTCTGCGAAATAGCCTGCCTTTTCCTTCGCTAACCAAGCCCTCTTCCCCTTGCCAGTTACAGCAATAGGGCAAAAAAATAGTATATAAGTTTATCCAAATCCAAACAGCCGCTGCCCTAATTCAAGTTGAAAATACAGCATATTTGAGCTATTAGGTTTGTTCAAGCACTGTTTTACGCGGCAAAAACCCATATCGCCCATAGAATCCCCACGCCGCCTCGTTGCCCACGGAGACCTCAACAGTTTTCTTCAAGGCACCCCGCTGCTCCATCCATGCCAACGTATTCTTCATCAGCTTATCACCTATGCCTCTGCCCCGATATGCCTCCTCCACAAAGACAGAGTCCACCTCGCCTACTCCCTCGCCGCCAAAGCTGCACACGACATATCCCACGCCTCTTCCAGCAGCCTGATCTAGGGCTAACTCCAAATGCAACTCGCCGCCCACGGATTTCTTAAGCAAGACAGCTACGCGCTTCTCAAAAGTCATCCCCCGATAGTGCCCCTTGAAGTGGGTGGAGCGGCTGGTGTGGTAGAGGTTGAGGGCTTCCCAGAGGGGCTTGATTTGGGGCAGCAGGGTCTGGTCACCGGATACATACTTGATGCCTGCGTCTGGGGTGGTTTCTTTTGCCATATAGACACCGCGTCAAATATCAGACCAGATGGCTTCTCTCTTAAAGCTTTATTTGCCCCAAACCCCCACTAACCCATCCAGCAGAAGCGGTTCCTATGGCACCTAACCCAAACAGTCCCCTTAAAGAGAAAGCCCAGCGACAAGAGGCACTTGAAGAGCGGTACCTCAAAGGCACACGCGACCCAGATTTGGGTGTTTTCTGCGATTTGTTTTCCGCAAAAAGCGGCGTGGCTGGGCAGGATGGAGGCGTGGTTACGGCGCTGCTGCAGAAGGGCCTATGTGAAGGACTCTTTGACGTCGCTATAGCTGTGAAGCGCACCTCTGGGTACAATGCGGAGGCCATAATCATTGAGGATGCGCAGCAAGCGGCGGCGGCAAGCGGCACCTGCTACTTTAAAGTCAACGTGACCGCCAAGCTCCGAGAGCTCCTCGCAGAGAGCAAAAAACGCGTCGCCATCGTCTGCACTCCCTGCGAAGCCTCCGTGGCAAGACGCATCCAGCAATCCCTCGGCGAAACCTGCGAAGTCACCATAATTGGGCTGTTCTGCTTTGAAGCCTTCAACCGCCAGCGGCTAAAAGAGCAAGTTAAAGCGCAGCTTGACGTGGACTTGGATAGAGTGGGGAAAACTCAGGTGCGCAGCGGAAAATTCATCGCTCACCTAGGGGGAAGCCAAGTTAGCTGCAGCGTCAAAGACCTTCATGGCGCTGGGGAGGGGGCATGTGGGTTCTGTGATGATTTTGTTTCTCGGCTGGCGGATGTTTCGGTGGGTTCAGTGGGCAGCAGGGAGGGTTACTCGACGGTGATTGTGCGTTCTGAAGTCGGGGCGAGGCTGCTGTCGGGCCACGGGTTTATGGTGGAAGCGGCTGATAAAGCTGAAATCGTGCGGCTATGCAGGTTTAAGCGGTTGCGGGCTGAAAAATCCTTTTCTGGCTTAAAAAAGCGGTGAGCGGCGGGTTTTTGTATCAGTTGCCCTTTTATGCGCCTAACCGTTAGGATAAACGGTGCGGTTGCAAAAGATTTTTTAACCCAAAACGCCTCCCCTCTTAGCCTGAGATGAATCTCCATGAAAATACTAAACGAGTTTGTGCCCACACGTAAATTCTTCAAGCTAGCAGAAGAACTCAAAGATTTAGTTGATGGATGGAACGTAACTGACAGCGCAGCAGGTTTCCCAGCGCCCAGCGGTGTCGTCGTAAGCTGCCTACTTAAAAACAAGTACCCCGAAAAGTATGTCTGCCCAATCTTCATTCTCCACTACAAAGGCCCCGTTGAAGTCGGAGGCTTAGCATTAGCATCCGACGTCGTCGGCTTAGACGGTTTAGCAGTAACCATGGGTGACAAGCCCCACTATGGTGAAGCCATCAAGATGCTTCCCTCCTCCGAGGCGGCACGTGACTTCATACGCAAAGACGTTAAAACCAAGAACCTGAAACTCGGCTGCTTACTCAGCGCAAGATCATCAGTTGAAGACGCAATCAAACGCGCTAACGAACCATGGGACTTCGTGTACTTCATGAGACTAAACGATGACTCATTCGAGCAACTAAAAGCAGTTTCCGCTGCATGCAAGAAAATCAACAAGCCACTCTTCGCTTACTTCCTAGTTGGAACAGAGAAGAACAAGGAAATCGTGAAGATAATCGGCTGGCCAGTAACCGCCACAATGGAAAACGTTGAAGAGAAAGCAGCAAGACTCGTCGGCTTAGTTGACGGCATCATCGCAACCTGCGCTGGTGACGCTGAAGGCGACAAATTGATGCTGCAGAAACTTCAGAAGTTCCGTAGCTAAACGAG from Candidatus Bathyarchaeota archaeon encodes:
- a CDS encoding DUF86 domain-containing protein — encoded protein: MKAIHEVEDFMSNLSFDDFLTDAKTIRAVTMDFIVIGEATKYIPLETRRCYPEIPWSKIVGMKNILTHDYPAIKIEVLWKTAKKRLPELKPVIEELINEK
- a CDS encoding Coenzyme F420 hydrogenase/dehydrogenase, beta subunit C-terminal domain, whose amino-acid sequence is MAPNPNSPLKEKAQRQEALEERYLKGTRDPDLGVFCDLFSAKSGVAGQDGGVVTALLQKGLCEGLFDVAIAVKRTSGYNAEAIIIEDAQQAAAASGTCYFKVNVTAKLRELLAESKKRVAIVCTPCEASVARRIQQSLGETCEVTIIGLFCFEAFNRQRLKEQVKAQLDVDLDRVGKTQVRSGKFIAHLGGSQVSCSVKDLHGAGEGACGFCDDFVSRLADVSVGSVGSREGYSTVIVRSEVGARLLSGHGFMVEAADKAEIVRLCRFKRLRAEKSFSGLKKR
- a CDS encoding replication factor C small subunit codes for the protein MSSSEEALMWVEKYRPKTLDEVVDLKDIKESLKAFMKNPKTMPHLMLAGIPGTGKTTIALAIAHTLYGDNWRSFTLELNASDERGIDTVRDRIKDFSRYSRTGFGGNIPFALIILDECDQMTGPAQTALRRIMEVGSRTSRFILICNQSSKIIEPIQSRCAIFRFSRLDRQAMKEHLIWLAKQEHVDLLPEAAERIVDYSEGDLRHAINALQTASAYKEGVVDEKTVLLVVGEASPMQVQKMIRKALYGDFIEARKTMYDIMGNFGFSGSEIIRQVQREIFKMSDLTAQQKADLSGVIGEYDYRLTQGANSDIQLSALLAQFAKFGKGIEESYAAE
- a CDS encoding nucleotidyltransferase family protein, with the protein product MRTLDDFKRQLELLKPVLEKDYQVETIGIFGSYSQNCQNQKSDLDLLVTFHEPNDIDLIDFIALKQFLTRKLKVKVDLVQKGALKSRIKERILQETIYV
- a CDS encoding GNAT family N-acetyltransferase, coding for MAKETTPDAGIKYVSGDQTLLPQIKPLWEALNLYHTSRSTHFKGHYRGMTFEKRVAVLLKKSVGGELHLELALDQAAGRGVGYVVCSFGGEGVGEVDSVFVEEAYRGRGIGDKLMKNTLAWMEQRGALKKTVEVSVGNEAAWGFYGRYGFLPRKTVLEQT
- a CDS encoding endonuclease V translates to MPKLPSNFSVKKAHDTQRRLSKLVIHNDQLPQQICTVGGVDVSYVGELGVGAVAVLDFGTLEILETSIAVCPARIPYVPTLLSFRELPPAIAAIRRLRVQPDVFLVDAQGWAHPYRCGFASHLGLALDKPTVGAAKSRLIGQPTQRGGRTLLLDRGEVIGEEVVTRVGVKPVYVSVGHKVSLQTAVELVRRCSKTRIPEPLRQAHKLATQARLALAEKAK
- the metG gene encoding methionine--tRNA ligase subunit beta, which codes for MAEENKQPEEITFDYFSKLDLRVGKIVEAEAVPQSKKLLKIQVDFGTEKRQCIAGLQKYYKPEDMVGKKFVFLLNLQRRLLAGLESQAMILAAEDAQGNVSVLQPEKDIVEGSKIG